Below is a genomic region from Thunnus albacares chromosome 4, fThuAlb1.1, whole genome shotgun sequence.
GatcaatatacagtatcacTTGCAGTTTCGACTGAGGCCACTATCGCTAAGGCGGCGCTGTTCCTGCAGCTTCGCCTGCGAGGCAAAAATCAGGGCAACTACTCCCGTGCCATTATACTCACATGACCGGCGCATGCGTACTTCATCCGATACTGAAGTCCATCGACGCTGCAGCAGCTTTTAAACCTCATTTTTTTAGATGGAAGTGTGGCTCATGAACTCTGCTGTAAACAGAGGATTACTAACTTTTAACGGAGGTCTGGACACCAGGTCGTGGTTGTGAAAGAAGTGCTTCGAGGACTTTTGAAACCGCAGGAAGATTATGGTCGCTTGAGGACTCGAATAACGTGAGTGTCATTATGTTTGGTTAAAAACAGACTCCTTCCTCCGTCTGCAGCTGTTTGATCCAACAGATCCAACTGTTGAAATAGAAGTTATAAAATATAGTTATCTATTAGCTATAAGATTagtgaattttaaaataaatatattgatcCGATTTTGTAAACTAATTGGCTCAgtgttactgtatatttggtCTATGAGTATAcgtctgtatttatatattagCCGTTAAAGGCACAGTTTTATGTCTGATATTCTCCTGATTAGTGAAACAGGGTCTTGGTCGACATGTTTCTTCATGAAAAGGTGTTAAAGTGTCAGATTTTGCTGATGGAGTTTGGTGGGTTGTCTATTGGGGGATAACCAGGAAGTTAATATTAGACTGACTTTCTGTTTCACTTCCCCAAAAAGACACTTTATACACAATGACACCTTTAATCCTTTGTTTAACAAGACCAAAGTCTCATTGACAATAAAATCTCTTTTTACTGAGAGTGACCTGGTCAAGAGAGCAGCATAAACAGCAATAAACActaacaaatcaaacaaatacaacagTTAGATAGGGCCGGGCAATATACCGATATTATATCGATATCtgtatattgttattgttatatgagactagatatctcGGATTTTTGATATTGTAATATCATGACATGGCATAAGTGTtgttcctggttttaaaggcagCAAAAGATGGACAtaacctcaaacataaaaatgggcactttggaaatgaaactatatttttatgttaatggatttattttaatggcatgATTGACTGATTATTTGATACTAATGTTGAGgggaaagtttatttaataaaggcttataaatggaactcTCTGACCAACAGGCCAAAACCTTCAGATATTCAATTCATCGTcctatatgacaaagaaaaacagcaatttgtcacatttgagaatgtGGAATCAGAGgatgttttggcatttttgcttcaataatgattataaaaattatttaattatcgAAATAGTTGTTGATTAGCTAATTCTTAGaggtgtttgtgtattttgtgtgtgttagttgtgacTCCATCTTATAAAACAGAGCATCAAGCACCTCCTCATGACACCACCTGCTGCTACAGCAAAACCACAGTTCTGTTTCTGACCCTTTAACGTCTCACTTCCTCATCTTCTAAGTTTTcggttaatatatttttaatcagtCAAATTATTTACGGCGATGAACTGATACTCAATAACTGACGTTCTCTGCGTCAGCAATCAAAAATGGCAACTTTTGTCATGTCATTGTTCACTTTGTGGTCTTTATGTCATGTGATGGAGAAGATGATGAAACAGCAATTGTGTGTATGACTCATTGTGTCGTTTACAGGACAGCGTTAACCaccagcagcacacacacacacacacacagtgaggagACCATGTGGTGGTTCCAGCAGGGTATGAGCTTCTTGCCCGCCGCTCTGGTCATCTGGACTGCAGCATCCTTCATCTTCGCCTACGTCACAGCGGTGATACTGAAACATGTGGATCCTCTGGTGCCTTACATCAGGTctgagtctgaacacacacacacacagtttcctcTGAGGTCTGAGCGTCTGTCACCTCTGTTACACTCCTTCCTTCTCACAAGTACAATGTATTTGGTCTGCGCACCtataaattgaattaaaaattaatttaaaaaatgatttttctaGGGTTCTGCATAGGAAAACTCACACTTAATTAAAATGGTGGCATAGTATGTCACTTCCATAAAGCTGTTGGTGATTAAAACAGTCTGATTTTTGTTCCCTAGTGCTGATCAAACTcccaaaacactggatcctacatttcccataatgcaacaggATAGTATCTTTTATTAGACCCTCCCATTTCTTTAAactccacacctccagtttgtaacacaggctttctgttataaatgtgTAGTCTCTGAGCCCAAATGGAGATAACCCTgacctgatgacatcactataacatcatcagggttatctccAGAGCCACCAGTTTGTATGTGTCTCTGTAAAACTGGTGGCCTCTTACAATTTTGCACAGGAGTGGCAGACCCTGCCTCTGACTAGAGTTGGGTGTCATTCGAAATCTTGGCCACTGGTGCTGGATCGTGGTTCACAAGTGTCACAAGTATTCACACCAGAATGACgctttttaatctttattttaaacagttttttttcccttttaagCAGAATAAGCCAAACTTCtattaaattaactttattgTGTGTTGCAGCGACACAGGAACGATGGCACcagagaggtgtgtgtttggcatCATGCTGGATGTGTCGGCATTtttgggtaaaaaaaacacacacacacacacacacacacacacacacacacacacacacacacacacacacacacacacacacacacacacacacacacacacacacacacacacacacacacacacagaaacactctcATTGCTTCTTTTATTGTAACCTGTTCAAGGTCTTAATTTGTCAAATGTTCAACAATTACAAGCATGACAGTCATTGCtggtatttaaatttaaatgcttGGACTTCAATATTTCCCAACAGTTCAAaagaattaaaaagtaaaaccCAAGGAcataattataacattttggtaaataaaataaaacaatatatttgaataaaaattgtGCAGAAAGTAAATATACAGCAGTAGATATACAGTAGAATGTAAACAGTGTAATGCAGCATCATTAGatcaataacaataaattaGAACTAaatgattacattattttagcaacattatttatttattgataatttatacttttaaaaaatgaaatgacatcatcatcagtttaACCTTTTGTGGCACCAGTTTTGtactgttgattggacaaaaacTATTTGAactatttgaagacatcaccatgaGCTGTAGGGAATAGTAAATcgacatttttcattattttctgacatttatagacTAATAGAATAATTAATTCATCAAGGAAACAATGGGAGATTCATTCATAAGGACAATAATTGTTGATTGAAGctctaatttttattttatttcaccttatttttttctaaattcaagttttatatatgtatagttTTACAAGTTATTTAAGATAATATCTTtgataattgttaattgtacAGCTGTTAAATATTCtgtcttaaaatgtgtcttattaACTGAATTtgagtgatttattttttcatatatatatgtatatatatatatatatatatatatatatatgttgctGATATCTGGTTATGGGACTTagattagtgtgtgtgtggttgcaggTATGGCCACGGTGTACGTGCGTTACAAACAGGTGGAGGCTCTGGTAGGTGAGAACGAGGTCAAACTCCACAGACTGAACCGCTTCGGGCTGGCGCTGGGCTGGATCAGCTCCTTCGGGATGTGCGTGGTCGCCAACTTCCAGGTGAGTTCTGCTGGTCCTGGATCAGTTCACACCTGTATATTGTCTGAACGTCTCAGCAGTGAAgccgtgtttgtgtgtgtgtgtcagcgcaGAAGACCACGCTGTTCTCCATGCACCTGGTTGGGGCGATACTGACCTTCGGGGTCGGGGCTCTCTACATCCTGGCCCAGACGCTGCTCTCACTCTACATGCAGCCTCAAGTCCACAGCAAGACCATCTACCTGATCCGCCTCGGCATTGGAGTCTGGACCCTGAGCAGCATCATCAGCAGTATCCTTTAATCCTACAGTGACAGCAAATTATTGATTTACACATCTGAGGGTAGCGATGCCTTGAACAGGTAACAGTTTGAGCCTTGTCGAAactttgaataatttatttcagcaaaaaagtgGTTACAAACgtaaacaaaaacagctccATAATTCCTATTAAACTCAAAAGATATCGAAAAAGTAACTAAAAGTTGTATTGTATTGCTATAAAGTGTTCAAAATTGGCATTGAACCACAGCCTCAACCCGTCCGACACCCTCCAGACCGACTCTCTCACCACCATGACCAGGTGAGTATATGACTGCTGTTCAGTCACTTgcccaaacaacaacaacgcaTGGCTCTCAGCCACAGGCAATCAAAGACAGCTGTATCAAATTATATCCAAAAGTCTACAAATAACTAATATAGCATTCCAACTCATATACATACAATAATTCATAAGGCTACAcgatcatatttattttaaactaaaaaaatggCTATAACAGTGGAGCTGTGAGGTCATAATTATTAATgaggaaatatttatttttctttctaagTCAAACAAGTCCTGAAGGCTTGTTCTGAAGTGAATTTTCAGTGACTGTAGGCAAGTTCGCGGACTGTTCCCAGGTGTCCTCGTCATTTATTGTCACTTTCTTATGTTGTGTGTAAAGAGTAATTTCTGGAGGCTGTTAAACTCTTGTCTCTTCCTCTACGGGAAATGATCGACCCCTAACCTGGAGCTTCCAGTAACCTGAACTTTTAAGGTTCTAGAAGGTTCTGCCTTGTGCTGCTTGGTTCTCTCCTGAATGCAAAGAATCGACCGCTGGATGCAGAGCAATAAAACGCAACATAGAGTTAGGTGGCACTGGCCGATTATGTAGTGCTCACAATGTCATATGATTTTGAAAATAACTATAGTGCTGCTGGGAAACGTAGTTAAACAATCTGCAGTTTACACGACAAATTCAGCAGGATATTCTTAAACACACTTGTCGCAGTGCTCATCTAAACTGCTTTATTAATGCTGCGGTGCCTCTGAAAACAAGCTGTGATCCTTAACAGCGTCCTGTCAGTGTTTGTATCATCAGTCATCATGTACACCAGTCTGCGAGGAGTCGACGTACCTCACAAACTGCACTGGACTCCTGGAGAGACGGTTGGtacccctgtgtgtgtgtgtgtttgtttgaggtCTTTGTAGTGTAAGAGAAGGGTTTCATATTTTTGACATTGTTTCAGATATGATACCTGAGTTTTATCattgattagagctgcaatgattggtTAATTAAGCCATTAGTTGATcaagagaaaattaatcacctaactattttgattaattgttttgagtcattttttaaagaaaaaaatactaaattctctgatttcagctttttaaatggaaataattTCTGGTCTCTTTAGTCTtatatgatggtaaactgaatatctttgagttaaCAGAACAGTGATTGATGAATTGAAaaaattgacagattaattgataatgaaaataatcgttagttgcagccttagtaCTGATACTAAAATGATACCTTACTTTGAGAAATAGTGTTTTGTGCATTAATGTGCATGTTTTTCTAAATTCTcagatgttaaatgttgtctaaacagaggaaaatattgattaaaatacagtacaaaTCTGGAGAAATTTTGACTTAAGCATAAGACAAAAAGATTATGAATCTGACATTTGATGTCCGCTTTcagtacttgacagttttttaaaatactttggtgttttggacacatttcagttagtaacaaaaaaacagtaCTGAGGTCGGATAAACAACCCTGCAGCATCACTGTTCGTCAACATTTaggtttttatgtctgtgttgtttCAGGGCTACACTGCTCACATCATCAGCACCGTGTCTGAATGGTCTCTGGCCTTCTCCTTCATCAGCTTCTTCCTCACCTACATCAGAGATTTTCAGGTATCTCATCTTTTCAcccacacagctgctgctggagatccggttcattttgtttcatattcTAGTCTGATTTACTGTAAACAACCAGATGAATGACAAGGAAACAAGGCCCTCGGATATAAACACTGCATATAAAATGTTCCGAATTCACTCCTacaaagaaatgtttatttattaagaaaatCCTCTTGCATCGCCAGAAAATCTGACTTAAATTCGAAGCAACAGTAAGCAGCCGGTTAGCTCAGCTCAGCAGAAAGTCTGGAAGCAGCTAGCCTcgctctgtccaaagataaaAAATTCGACAGTACCAGCACCTCTAACGctcattaattaataaattctatctggtttgtttaatccaaatgaaaaccaaaatgtcAAGTTGTTTTCATGTGAGATTATGTGTGGATTTACAGCGCAACCTCAGCCTTTTTGCCAATTTGTCCTAGTGGCCGACCGCAGTACTGCAAccaaaaaaaatccccttttCTTTATGGAcgactgttttaaaaaaagacatctgtaaaactgttgacgGGACACCTCGAAACTTACAGTCCAACTCGAAAAATTTAATCCATGAAGTTTTTATACTCATGAAACTTTCACAGCATGTAGAAAAGCATCTCTAAAGTGCATGACGTCATCCCAACATAAAGTCTACAGGCCGACTGGGGCCAGAAACACTAACGCATTTCTGGCTTTTGCACTAGAGGAGCAATTTTCATTTGAGTGGATGGGCGCCATCTTTAACTCCAGCATGGAGTTCCTATAATACATCAATGAGATTATGCGCCGGATTGTTTCTTGTGACTTCCTGGATTTTGTgttggttgcctggcaacctcactgtgacTCTAAGCCTCCAGGAAGTCACTTGGCCCAGCTGTTCTTCGCCAAAGCATAGTTCCAGCACGTAGCTACTCCAAAGACCACAAGGTgccattttttacatttctgtttgtgtgcagcttAAACAAACGAGACACAACGTGTTTATTAGTTAGCTTTGGACAGAACCAAGCTAACTGTTTCCCGctgcttccagtcttaatgctacgCTAGGTCATGACCTGACTCCAGCTCCGTACTTAACACATTCTTATTAAAGATCTGGGTTGTCAAACTGAACATTTCctaacttttcatgttttttttttttgttttcatttgaagaAAATTACTCTGCGGGCAGAAGCAGATTTGCACAGCAGCCACCTGTATGACTGGTCACTCGGTGGCGTCGCACCGTCACATCGCCTCAAACCTGATGCCTGCGAGTCCTCTCCACTGCTGGCGGGAGGGACATGACCGGCAGCAGAGCGTCCTAAATGAAGTGCTTTTACACCAATTTACACTTTCTAATCGtgttttaaaggctttttataGAGTTTCTTAAAGGTGGTGTGGTGgcttttaaagggtcagttcagccaaacatattctctctctctctcttccctgtTGTGGTGTCTCTCCAGTCagtttgggttttatttgtccaggtttggAGATATCAGTCTCTGAGAATTTTGCCTCCACCCCAG
It encodes:
- the LOC122981306 gene encoding DNA damage-regulated autophagy modulator protein 2-like, which translates into the protein MWWFQQGMSFLPAALVIWTAASFIFAYVTAVILKHVDPLVPYISDTGTMAPERCVFGIMLDVSAFLGMATVYVRYKQVEALVGENEVKLHRLNRFGLALGWISSFGMCVVANFQKTTLFSMHLVGAILTFGVGALYILAQTLLSLYMQPQVHSKTIYLIRLGIGVWTLSSIISMFVSSVIMYTSLRGVDVPHKLHWTPGETGYTAHIISTVSEWSLAFSFISFFLTYIRDFQKITLRAEADLHSSHLYDWSLGGVAPSHRLKPDACESSPLLAGGT